The segment ATACGGCCTTACCGGAAGCGTGATATCCGCGGTAGACCTGATCAAAGGATTGGGCAAGATCATCGGCCTGGACGTGATCAACGTCCCCGGAGCCACAGGTTATTACGATACGGATTACGAAGGCAAGGCAAAGGCCGCGTTGAGGTCCCTGGAAAAGAAAGATTTCGTTTTTGTGCATGTGGAAGCACCGGATGAAGCCGGGCATAACGGCGATTTAAAAGAAAAGATCACCGCGATCGAGCGTTTTGACCAGCTTGTCGCGGGGACTATTTTAAAAGCCCTGAAGCACAAAAAGAATTTCCGGATAGCGGTATTGCCTGACCACGCAACGCCGGTATCGTTGAAGACGCATACCGCGGATACGATATTCTTCGGCATTTTCGGCCACGGGATCACCGGCAGGGGATTTTTAAATTATTCCGAGAAAGAAGCGCAAAAATCAGATTTGTTTATTGAAAAAGGCCACGAGCTGATGGATTGTTTCATTAGGTCCGATACACTTTAATAACCTTTACCCGAGGAGCCGGCCATTATGATAAATTTATATATCGTTCTGTACGCCCTGCTGGTCGTTTTATCGTTGCTTCTGCTCATCGAAGCCTATGCTATTTATAAAAAAAGCACCAAAGACATGCATAAGCGCAGAAGATGGGCGAGGATCAAAGTCCCTAATGATAAAATGATCACCTGCAGGATCGTCGAGCCCGGGGCTATAGCCGGCGCGCAGGAATACCTGGTAAACGACATAAACATGGCGGGGATCTCTTTTTTCTGCGATAAAAAGCTGGAGAAAGACATGATCAGGCTGCACATAAAGTTCCCCTTCACGACTTTCAAAGAAGCGGGATTGGTCTCAGGGAAAGTGGCCTATTGCAATAAAATACCGGATATGGAAAAATACCGGGTAGGCATAGCATATATCAGAAAAATGAAATGGAGCAAATAAGAATGGGAAAGTTAATAGTGCAAAAATTCGGCGGATCGTCGGTGGCGAACGTCGAACGGATCCAGAACGTGGCAAAAAAGGTGGTAAGCTATAAAAAGAAAGGCTACGGCCTGGTAGTGGTGGTCTCCGCCCTGGGGGACACTACCGATGAGTTAATAGACCTGGCCGCGAAAATAAACACCGATCCTTCCGAGAGGGAAATGGACATGCTCTTATCCACCGGCGAGCAGATATCCGTGGCGCTTTTAGCTATGGCCATACATAAATTAGGATACGAGGCGATATCATTCACCGGAGCGCAGGTCGGGATAATCACCGACGCCAATTACACCAAGGCCAGGATCATCAAGATCAACGCCGATAAAATCGAAACGGAATTAAAAAAAGGCAGGATCGTCATCGTGGCCGGATTCCAGGGCGTGACCATGGAGCATAACATAACCACCCTGGGCCGCGGGGGCTCGGATCTTACCGCCGTAGCCCTGGCAAAAGAACTGAAGGCATCCGAATGCGAGATATACACCGATGTCGAGGGGATATATACGACCGATCCGCGCATCGAGCCGAAAGCGAAAAAAATAAGGTCGATAACCTTTGACGAAATGCTGGAGATGGCGTCACTGGGCGCGCAGGTAATGCAGCCGCGCTCGATCGAAGTAGCCAAAAAATTCAACGTGCCTTTGCATGTGCGTTCGTCTTTTTCAAACAAACCCGGGACATTGATCATTAAGGAGGTCAACAAAATGGAAGAGGCGCTTATTACCGGCGTAACATTGAACAAGAACGAGGCAAAGCTGACCATCTGCGATGTCCCGGACAAACCCGGCGTGGCCGCCAGGATATTCAACGAACTGTCGGACGGCGGTGTAAGCGTGGATATGATCGTGCAGAACGTAAGCCATACCCGCAAGACCGACATATCGTTCACCATCGCCAAGGCGCATCTGGCAAAAGCGATAAAACTGACCAGCAAGATCGCCAAAGCGATCGAGGCGGGGGAGGTCATAAAGGACGAGGATATCGCCCGAGTCGCGATAGTCGGGATAGGGATGAAGTCGCATCCCGGGGTAGCGGCAAAGATGTTCCGGACTTTAGCCGAAAACAAGATCAACATAGAAATGATCTCCACATCGGATATCAGCATATCCTGCATAATCGAGAAAAAATTCGCTGAGACAGCGGTTAAAACGATCCACGCAAAATTCGGATTAGGTTAAAAACGGGGGCATCCATATG is part of the Candidatus Omnitrophota bacterium genome and harbors:
- a CDS encoding aspartate kinase — encoded protein: MGKLIVQKFGGSSVANVERIQNVAKKVVSYKKKGYGLVVVVSALGDTTDELIDLAAKINTDPSEREMDMLLSTGEQISVALLAMAIHKLGYEAISFTGAQVGIITDANYTKARIIKINADKIETELKKGRIVIVAGFQGVTMEHNITTLGRGGSDLTAVALAKELKASECEIYTDVEGIYTTDPRIEPKAKKIRSITFDEMLEMASLGAQVMQPRSIEVAKKFNVPLHVRSSFSNKPGTLIIKEVNKMEEALITGVTLNKNEAKLTICDVPDKPGVAARIFNELSDGGVSVDMIVQNVSHTRKTDISFTIAKAHLAKAIKLTSKIAKAIEAGEVIKDEDIARVAIVGIGMKSHPGVAAKMFRTLAENKINIEMISTSDISISCIIEKKFAETAVKTIHAKFGLG